TTCCACAAACGACTAATGAGAGAATCAAGGCAAATAAAAACGCCTTTCTCAAGTTCCATCTCACCTCCTTTCGTTAAACTCCTTCCACCGCTTATAAAGCTTGCGGTCATAAAGAGATGGGAAAAGCTTTCTTAAGAGGATATAAAACCTATATCGCGGAGGCCAGATAAGCTTTCTTTTCCCCCCAAGGTAAGCACGATAAACCGCATTTACAAACTTCACCGGGTCTTCTCTCTCTCCAAGGGGTGGATGCTTCATGGTTCCTAAAGTGTTTTCAGGAAAATCAGTCTTAATCCTACCGGCTTCTACGTTTAGAACGCTTATTCCTCTTTCTATAAGCTCTCCCCTTAAGCTTTCCATCATGGAGCTTAAAGCAGACTTGCTCGCACCATATCCTCCCATAAAGGGAACCGGAAGATAGGCGGTTATCGACGAAATGTTGATTATCCAGCTTCCTTCCCCCATATACTTTAAAGCCTCACGCGTCATTCTCCACGGGGAAAAGAAGTTTACCTCAAAGACCTTTCTCAGATCCTCCTCTCTCATTCTCTCAAAGCTCTCATATATGCCTATACCAGCGTTGTTTATAAGAACATCAATCTGTCCAAAGGCATCAAGTGCCCTCTCTACAACAATTCTTTCGTTACCCTGAAGAGCATCATAAACGCAAGTCTCAACCTCCGCTGAGGAGAGCTTCTCTTTAAGAAGAGCAAGCTTCCTCTCAGAACGTCCAGCGATAAGGAGAGAAAAACCCTCATCCTTAAACTTCTTGCTTAGAGCTCTTCCTATGCCTCCCGTTGCTCCAGTTACGATGCAAACCCTTGGTTTCATAGCATCTCATTCAAAAGGTCAAGGTAATCGACGATAAGGCGAGTTATAAGGAACCTCTTGCGAACGTACTCCTTAGCATTCCTTCCTACCTCTCTTGCCATTTCAGGATCCTTTATTATCTCCACTATCTTCCTCGCAAAGCCATCATAATCGTAAGGATCGAGAAGAAAGCCAGTTTCTCCATCCACTATTTGAATGGGAATTCCCCCAACCTTTGAAGCAACTACTGGTTTCCCCTTCCAGAGCGCCTCTGTAACGCTCAAACCAAAACCTTCCCTAAGCGACTTTTGAACGACCACTGCAGAAATTCTCTGAAGAATGTTAACGAGAATATTGTTTTCACTCGTGATAAGAATTACATCGCGCTTGCAATCGAGATTATTCCTGCAAATCTCATCTACCTTTCTCCTAACCCTGTTATATATCTCTACCCCTTCCGGATCATCGAGAGCCATGCTTCCACAAAGGATAAGCCTGCAATCCACCTCTTCCTTAACCTTACTGAAAATCTCAAGAACCCCTTCAGGATCCTTCCACTTATCGAAACGTGAAACCTGAAGAATTATGGGTTTATCCATTGGAATCCTGAATTTGTTAAGATACTTAGCCATGGTTTCCTCATTGAGATCCATATTCTTGGGAGAAAGCGGATCTATCGCTGGATGAATTATTTTTTGCTCGACGGGAAGGTCTGGGCTCTTATAATCCTCGCTCGAGACTATAACAACGTCATATCTAAGGATAAAACCCTTTAGAAAGTCCCACAGCTCCTTGTTAGGAGCTGAGAGATCCACATGGCATCTCCAGAACCATGGTTGTTTCTTCCTATAAAATGAGATCAGAGGTAGAGGTTGTGGATCATGTATCATAACAAAATCGTGTTCGATGGTGCAATAGCTCGCAAAGTCTTGATTAGTTCTAACATAAAGTTCCTTCTTTATTTCGGTCATGTTGATATCGTCCCCTTGAAGTGCGTTATGAAACTTCTTGGTGGTATCGAAAAAGTCAGGAGATCCGGGGATTATGCGCCAATCCGCCCTTATCCCAGCATCGTTTAAGAGAGGAACGAAAGATCGTAAGATTTCAGCAACCCCGCCCCCATAGTAGGTGGAGTTTATATGAAGAAATCTCGTACCGTAAAGCTTCCTCGCCTTTCTATAGATCTCAGCTATGGCTCGATCACCAACGACTCTCCTGTAATCAGAAAGCCTTCTATCCATCGAATATCACCTTCCCGATATCAGTTTTCTCAATATTCTTCTAACTTCTGTATAAGAATCAACGTAGTACTT
The Synergistota bacterium genome window above contains:
- a CDS encoding SDR family oxidoreductase, which translates into the protein MKPRVCIVTGATGGIGRALSKKFKDEGFSLLIAGRSERKLALLKEKLSSAEVETCVYDALQGNERIVVERALDAFGQIDVLINNAGIGIYESFERMREEDLRKVFEVNFFSPWRMTREALKYMGEGSWIINISSITAYLPVPFMGGYGASKSALSSMMESLRGELIERGISVLNVEAGRIKTDFPENTLGTMKHPPLGEREDPVKFVNAVYRAYLGGKRKLIWPPRYRFYILLRKLFPSLYDRKLYKRWKEFNERR
- a CDS encoding glycosyltransferase, whose protein sequence is MDRRLSDYRRVVGDRAIAEIYRKARKLYGTRFLHINSTYYGGGVAEILRSFVPLLNDAGIRADWRIIPGSPDFFDTTKKFHNALQGDDINMTEIKKELYVRTNQDFASYCTIEHDFVMIHDPQPLPLISFYRKKQPWFWRCHVDLSAPNKELWDFLKGFILRYDVVIVSSEDYKSPDLPVEQKIIHPAIDPLSPKNMDLNEETMAKYLNKFRIPMDKPIILQVSRFDKWKDPEGVLEIFSKVKEEVDCRLILCGSMALDDPEGVEIYNRVRRKVDEICRNNLDCKRDVILITSENNILVNILQRISAVVVQKSLREGFGLSVTEALWKGKPVVASKVGGIPIQIVDGETGFLLDPYDYDGFARKIVEIIKDPEMAREVGRNAKEYVRKRFLITRLIVDYLDLLNEML